Proteins encoded by one window of Maliibacterium massiliense:
- a CDS encoding sugar kinase, protein MGRIVNFGEIMLRLTPPGHTRFVQAERFDIVYGGTEANVAVALAQWDMDSCLVTRLPAHELGQAAVNFLRRYGVDTTFIARGGERIGVYYLEQGASQRSSKVIYDRARSAFAQATEDAFDWDAILAGADWFHFTGITAALGAPLAGMCLAACKQARARGVTVSCDINYRKNLWREAEAGATLEKIMPYVDVCIANEEQARVLFGIACPDEAADLQAKSRYAAEQLHARFGCRYVALTLRSGASADNNTIGAMLYDGETHLVSRFYDVHIVDRVGGGDAFDAGLIYGLCKGLPARDALDFAMASDALKHSIPGDTNHVCAEEVWALAHGDGSGRVQR, encoded by the coding sequence ATGGGACGCATCGTAAACTTTGGGGAGATCATGCTGCGCCTGACGCCGCCGGGCCACACGCGCTTTGTGCAGGCCGAGCGCTTTGATATCGTCTACGGGGGCACCGAGGCTAACGTGGCCGTGGCCCTTGCACAGTGGGACATGGACAGCTGCTTGGTGACCAGGCTGCCTGCGCATGAGCTGGGGCAGGCCGCGGTCAATTTCCTGCGGCGCTATGGCGTGGACACCACGTTTATCGCGCGCGGCGGGGAGCGGATCGGTGTCTATTATCTGGAGCAGGGCGCAAGCCAGCGTTCCTCCAAGGTGATCTACGACCGGGCGCGCTCCGCCTTTGCGCAGGCTACGGAAGACGCGTTTGACTGGGACGCGATCCTCGCAGGAGCCGACTGGTTCCACTTTACCGGCATCACCGCGGCGCTGGGCGCGCCGCTTGCCGGCATGTGCCTTGCGGCCTGCAAACAGGCACGCGCGCGCGGCGTCACCGTCAGCTGCGATATCAACTACCGCAAAAACCTGTGGAGAGAGGCCGAGGCGGGTGCGACGCTGGAGAAGATCATGCCCTACGTGGACGTGTGCATCGCCAACGAGGAGCAGGCCCGCGTGCTCTTCGGCATCGCCTGCCCTGACGAGGCGGCGGACCTGCAGGCAAAGAGCCGCTACGCCGCCGAGCAGCTGCACGCGCGCTTCGGCTGCCGGTACGTGGCGCTGACGCTGCGCAGCGGCGCTTCGGCAGACAACAACACCATCGGCGCCATGCTCTACGACGGAGAGACCCATCTGGTTTCACGCTTCTACGACGTGCACATCGTCGACCGCGTGGGCGGGGGCGACGCCTTTGACGCGGGGCTGATCTACGGCCTGTGCAAGGGGCTGCCCGCGCGCGACGCGCTGGATTTCGCCATGGCGTCCGACGCGCTCAAGCACAGCATCCCGGGCGACACCAACCACGTGTGCGCAGAGGAGGTATGGGCGCTGGCCCACGGCGACGGGTCGGGTCGGGTGCAGCGCTGA
- a CDS encoding dihydroorotase, whose translation MKKLIRNARVVDAGMDEQVDVLIKDGRIAALGFDFAADGADEVVDASGLVLMPAFVDMHAHFRDPGYTQKEDIASGSLAAAHGGYSTVNLMANTDPVASDMRTISYVRSKAAQVGLVRVHQCASLTRDFDGKSLDHIDALDENVRFLSEDGRGVMSNYTMWQAMCKAKERGMTIISHAEDMDLSPTDYRLAENIATVRDLELCEATGARLHMAHVSTKEAIESIIEAKKRGVNVTCEVTPHHLALWDEAYKVNPPIRARRDSEALLVAIEREYVDCIATDHAPHTLRDKRAGACGLVGLETAFAVCYTHLVRRKCICLSQLSYLMSAGPAKLMGLPVGRILPGMDADLVLVDVRKSFSVDPEAFASKGRNTPFAGRTLWGAVRCTMKQGQVTYNAGV comes from the coding sequence ATGAAAAAACTGATACGCAACGCCCGCGTGGTGGACGCCGGCATGGACGAGCAGGTAGACGTTTTGATCAAGGACGGCAGGATCGCCGCGCTGGGCTTTGACTTTGCGGCGGACGGTGCGGACGAGGTGGTGGACGCAAGCGGCCTTGTGCTGATGCCCGCCTTTGTGGACATGCACGCGCACTTTCGCGACCCGGGCTACACCCAAAAGGAGGACATTGCCTCAGGCAGCCTGGCGGCGGCGCACGGCGGCTACAGCACGGTGAACCTGATGGCCAACACAGACCCCGTGGCCAGCGATATGCGCACCATCAGCTACGTGCGCAGCAAGGCGGCGCAGGTGGGTCTGGTGCGGGTGCACCAGTGCGCCTCGCTGACGCGGGATTTTGACGGCAAGAGCCTGGATCATATCGACGCGCTGGACGAGAACGTCCGCTTCCTCTCGGAGGACGGCCGCGGCGTGATGAGCAACTACACGATGTGGCAGGCCATGTGCAAGGCAAAAGAGCGGGGCATGACCATCATCTCCCACGCGGAGGACATGGACCTTTCGCCCACGGACTACCGCCTGGCAGAGAACATCGCCACGGTGCGCGATCTGGAGCTGTGCGAGGCCACCGGCGCGCGCCTGCACATGGCGCACGTCAGCACCAAGGAGGCCATCGAGAGCATCATTGAGGCCAAAAAGCGGGGGGTAAACGTCACCTGCGAGGTGACGCCCCACCATCTGGCGCTGTGGGACGAGGCCTACAAGGTCAACCCGCCCATCCGCGCCCGCCGCGATTCCGAGGCGTTGCTCGTCGCCATCGAGCGGGAGTATGTGGACTGCATCGCCACCGACCACGCGCCCCACACCCTGCGCGACAAGCGCGCGGGCGCCTGCGGGTTGGTGGGGCTGGAGACAGCCTTTGCCGTGTGCTACACCCATCTGGTGCGGCGCAAATGCATTTGCCTTTCGCAGCTCTCCTACCTCATGAGCGCGGGGCCCGCCAAGCTGATGGGCCTGCCCGTGGGGCGGATTTTACCGGGGATGGATGCGGATCTGGTGCTGGTGGATGTGCGCAAGAGCTTCAGCGTGGACCCCGAAGCGTTCGCCTCCAAGGGGCGCAACACCCCGTTTGCGGGGCGCACGCTGTGGGGCGCGGTGCGCTGCACCATGAAACAGGGACAGGTTACCTATAACGCAGGCGTGTAA
- the pyrF gene encoding orotidine-5'-phosphate decarboxylase produces MMMDKLYESVAQRGVVCVGLDTDYSYLPEALQGAYQQEGEAIFAFNRRIIDATLDVAGCYKVQIAYYESLGMQGLEAYRNTLAYLRAHGAPVIADIKRGDIAKTAEMYAKAHFEGDFEADFVTLSPYMGMDSIAPYLPYVQHQGKGMFVLVRTSNPGAKDFQYVTDNAGTPFYDIVGRRVQQLGVDHMGACGYSAIGAVIGGTHAEEAVSIRKALDKTFFLIPGYGAQGAKASDIALYLKDGNGGVVNASRSVLLAYRKAGDEARFEDASRAEVLRMRKEIADACAL; encoded by the coding sequence ATGATGATGGACAAATTGTACGAATCCGTCGCTCAGCGCGGCGTGGTATGCGTGGGCCTGGATACGGATTACAGCTATCTGCCCGAGGCGCTGCAGGGCGCGTATCAGCAGGAGGGCGAGGCAATCTTCGCATTCAACCGCCGCATCATCGATGCGACGCTGGACGTGGCGGGCTGCTACAAGGTGCAGATCGCCTATTACGAATCGCTAGGCATGCAGGGGCTGGAGGCCTACCGCAATACGCTGGCCTACCTGCGCGCGCACGGCGCACCCGTGATCGCGGATATCAAGCGCGGGGATATCGCCAAAACGGCGGAGATGTACGCCAAGGCCCACTTTGAGGGGGATTTTGAGGCGGACTTCGTCACGCTGTCCCCCTACATGGGCATGGACAGCATCGCGCCCTACCTGCCCTACGTCCAGCACCAGGGCAAGGGCATGTTTGTGCTGGTGCGCACCTCCAACCCCGGCGCCAAGGATTTTCAGTACGTGACGGACAATGCGGGCACCCCCTTCTACGATATTGTGGGGCGTAGGGTGCAGCAGCTGGGTGTGGATCACATGGGCGCGTGCGGCTACAGCGCCATCGGCGCGGTGATCGGCGGCACCCACGCGGAGGAAGCCGTCTCCATCCGCAAAGCGCTGGATAAGACATTCTTCCTCATCCCGGGCTATGGCGCGCAGGGCGCCAAGGCCAGCGACATCGCACTGTATCTAAAGGATGGCAACGGCGGCGTGGTCAACGCCTCGCGCTCGGTGCTGCTCGCCTACAGAAAGGCGGGGGACGAGGCGCGATTTGAGGACGCCTCGCGCGCGGAGGTGCTGCGCATGCGAAAGGAGATCGCCGATGCCTGCGCGCTATGA